Sequence from the Brevundimonas sp. SGAir0440 genome:
CCGCAGGATCAGCTCCTCGCCCGGCTGAACCTCGAACCCCTTGCCAGCGATCAGGGCCAGCAAATCGGGATCGTCGGGAGCCGAAAACACGGCGGTGGCGACGGCCTGTTTGGCGCCATTGCGCACTAGGCCTGCGTCGCCGCGCCCGCCCAAAGCCAGGCCGAGCGCGTCCAGAATGATCGACTTGCCGGCTCCGGTTTCGCCGGTCAGCACGGTCAGGCCGTTCTCGACCTCAAGATCAAGCACGTCCACCAGGACGACGTCACGAATGGAAAGGGCGGTCAGCATCGCGTCAGGCGCCGGCGGAACGAATCATGACCGACAGAATCCCGATCCCCGCCGGATTGCACAAGCCGTCGCGTGATCAGCCCGGAATGATCCGCTGCAGCCAGCTTTCGCGCTTGCCCTCGGGCGCCTTGTCCGGCGTCTGGCCGTTTTCGGTCAGCAGCGCATAGGCCTCGGCGTACCAGGGGCTGCCCGGATAGTTGTAGCCCAGCACCGCGCCGTTACGCGTCGCCTCTTCCTTCAGACCCAGCTGAAGGTTGACCTCGACCAGACGATACAGGGCTTCAGGCGTGTGCGAGGTGCGCTGGAAGTCCGGGTTGGCGATCACGGCCTTGTAGCGGTTCAGGGCCGCCAGCGGCTGGTTGGCGCGCTGATAGTAGCGGCCGATGTTCATTTCCTTGCCGGCCAGCTGGTCGTTGACCATGTCGATCTTGACGGCGGCGTCCGACGCATAGGGCGTGCCCGGATAGCGGCGCGAGACATCCTTCAGACCGGCCAGGGCGGCGGTGGCGTAACCCTGGTCACGACCGACGTCGGTGATCTGCTCGAAGTTGCAGACCGCCTTCATGTAGAAGGCGTAGGCGGCCGACGGATTGCCGGGGAACAGCTGGATGAACCGGTCGGCCGCCGCGATGGCGTCGGCATAGGAGTTGTTCTGATAGTAGGCGTAGATCTGCATCAGGATCGAACGACGCGCCCAGTCCGAATAGGGGTGCTGGCGTTCGACTTCCTGGAAATAATCGACGGCGTCGGACCAGCGGCGCTGCTGCAGCCGATCATAGCCGGTGTTGTACAGCGCCTCGACCGGCCGTTCCTCATAGGCCAGCTTGGGACGCTTGGTGCCCGAGCAGCCTGAAATCGTCACTGCGGCGAGCGCCGCGGCCATCAGCACCATGCCGGAACGGAACTTAGAAGCGGACAAGGACGACCCCATGACGTGTGAAGGACGGCTCTGAAGCCGTTCCCCGGAAACCAACGCGGCGACCTCTAGCACCCGCGACCGAGCCGCGCCATGCCGAGGAAAACTCAGCATACGACTTGCCCTGCCCGGCTCCACTGGTAAAGAGCGCGCCAACCGACCGCCGTTCATGGGGGGCGGATGACGGCGAAAGGATGACCGGCCGATGAAGCTGCTCTCAGGCAACTCCAACCGCGCACTGTCCCAGGCGATCGCCGACCACCTGGATGCGCCCCTGACCAAGGCCCAGGTCAAGCGGTTCGCCGACAACGAGGTCTTCGCCATCATCGAGGAAAACGTCCGCGGCGAGGACGTCTTCATCCTACAGTCGACCTCCTATCCGGCCAACGACAACCTGATGGAGCTGCTGATCATCACCGACGCCCTGGTGCGGGCCTCGGCGAAGCGGATCACGGCCGTCATCCCCTATTTCGGCTATGCGCGTCAGGATCGTAAGACCGGCGGCCGCACGCCGATCTCGGCCAAGCTGGTGGCCAATCTGATCACCCGCGCCGGCGCCGACCGCGTCCTGACGATGGATTTGCACGCCGGCCAGATCCAGGGCTTCTTCGATATTCCGACCGACAATCTGGTCGCGACCCCCGTGCTGGCGCAGGACATCAAGGAAAACTACGCCCGCGGCGACGACCTGATGATCGTCTCGCCCGACGTCGGCGGCGTGGTGCGCGCCCGCGCCCTGGCCAGCCGTCTGGACGCCGATCTCGCCATCGTCGACAAGCGCCGGCCCAAGGCCGGCGAGAGCGAGGTCATGAACATCATCGGCGACGTTCAGGGCCGCCGCTGCATCCTGTTCGACGACATCGTCGATTCGGGCGGCACACTGGTCAACGCCGCCAAGGCCCTGATCGACCAGGGCGCGACGGAGGTTTCGGCCTATATCAGCCACGGCGTCCTGTCCGGCCCCGCCGTCCAGCGCATCACCGACGGCCCGCTGAAGGAGCTGGTGATCACCAACTCCATCGAGCAACCCCACGAAGTTTTGAACTGCCCGAAAATCCGAGCGGTTTCCGTGGCTCCGCTGGTCGGAGAGGCTATCCGACGGATCGCGAACGAAGAATCGGTTTCGAAACTGTTCGATTAACCTTCGGATAACCATAAGGCCCGCCTTATAAGCGCCAACAGTGTTGGCGCTTTTGCGCGCGTGATCGCCTGAGGAAGTCTCCATGAAAACGGCCCCACTGAGCCGCGGCCTGTCGGCCGCCGCCCTCGCCGCCGCTGTCCTGCTCGCCAGCTGTGAGAGCGGACCTTCGAAGGCCGAGCTGGAAGCTCAGCGTCTGGCCGCCGAACTGGCTGCCCGCAAGCCGCCCCCCGTGTCCCTCAACCAGGGCGTTGCGGACGCCGCCGCGATCTACGTCGCTTACTTGCGCGAAGCCCAGACGATCCAGCCGGGCGGCTTCCCCGATGCGGAATCGATCCAGGCCGCCCTGCGCAAGGGTTCGGCCTATGACGCCGACCAGTTGTCGCGCGGCCTGATCGCTTACGGCGCCATCATCGCCCTGCAGTCGCCAGAGTTCGTCGCCGGCGTGCAGCAGTATGCGATCGACCCGGCGCAACGTCAGCGCATGGTGGCCCAGATCGTCGCCGATCCGGCCTACGCCGCCACCCTGCCCGGCGCCGACGCGGCCGCCGGCCTGATCTCGGCGACGGTCGGCAAGGACGCCATCGCCATGCGCGCCATCGCCGAGGCGATCGAGCAGGACGCCTACACCATCCAGGGTCGCAGCGATCCTCGCCGCCGCTGGGCCATTACGCCGATCCCGAACCGCGAAGTGCGGCTGGAAAGCGCAAAGACCTTGTCCGCTGCAAAGATGCTGCCGTCGCCGGAGGAATCGAGCCGCCTGTTCGCCGCCGCCAACAGCGGCACGGGACTGGGGCTGGAGCCGTCGCGCAAGGGCCCGCCCTACACCCCCGCCGTCGTCCGCTCTCTGGCCATCGCGGCTCTGGGCGCGCTCGGCGCCGGCGGCGACGAGGCCCGGGTCAACACCGAGGCCCTGACGCACGAGCCGAACAGCGAGTTCTGCATGGATATGTCCAAGCTGATGCTGTTCCAGTGCCTGGCCGCCTCGCGCCCCAGCTATGAGGACATCTTCTGCCTGGGCCGCCACATCACCCGCGACCTGGCGACCTGCACCACCGAGGCGACGCAGATCACCACCATCGTCGTCGGCGATCCTCAAGAAACCGGCGCCGCGCCGGTGCGCACGCCCATCTCGGTCACCGTCCCGCAAGCGACGCCTATTCCGACCCCGGCGGTTGCGACCACCCATTCGCTGAACACCGGCCCGACGACGCGCTAGGTCTTTCTGCCCAGATCGACAAAAGGCCCGCTCCGAGCGATCGGAGCGGGCCCTTTTCTTGAGCGGACGGTCTATTCGTAGCCGTGCGCCGCCTCGTTGATGACCTGTAACGGCATGGACGAGAAGTCCACGGCGACGGGCGTCGCGGTCTTGGCCTGATAGGTCCGAAGCACGTGCGTCAGACGACGACGCACCTCACGTTCGGCCTCCGTGCCGGTGTCGAGCGCCAGGGGCGCCAGGCAGAAGTCGATGATGGCTTCGGTTCGGGTCAGCGGTTCCATTTGCGGGTTCCTTTCCGGGTTAAGCCGCGTGGGTGAACTGGGCGGTCTCGGTCGAGTCCTTCAGCGCCGTCGTCGAGGACGTGCCGTTGGAGATGACCGTGGCGACCTGGTCGAAATAGCCGGTGCCGACTTCGCGCTGGTGACGCGTGGCGGTGTAGCCGATGGCCTCGTTGGCGAACTCGCGCTGTTGCAGCTCCGAATAGGCCGCCATGCCGCGATCGCGATAACCGTCCGCCAGCTCGAACATGGAGTTGTTCAGGCTGTGGAAGCCGGCCAGGGTCACGAACTGGAACTTGTAGCCCATGGCCCCCAGCTCGCGCTGGAACTTGGCGATGGTGGCGTCGTCCAGCTTGGCCTTCCAGTTGAAGGACGGCGAGCAGTTATAGGCCATCAGCTTGCCCGGATGCGCCTTCTGGATGGCTTCTGCGAACTTCTTGGCGTCGTCCAGATCCGGATTCGACGTCTCCCACCACAGCAGGTCGGCGATATTGGCGTAGGACAAGCCCCGCGCGATGCAGTGGTCCAGACCCGTGCCTTCCTTCAGGCGGAAGAAGCCCTCAGGGGTGCGGTTGTCCCGGTCGATGAAGGGCTGGTCCCGCTCGTCGATGTCGGAGGTGATCAGTTGCGCGCTCTCGGCGTCGGTTCGGGCGACCGTGATGGTCGGGGTGCCCATGACGTCGGCGGCCAGACGCGCGGCGACCAGATTGCGCTCATGCGCCTGGGTCGGGATCAGAACCTTGCCGCCCAAGTGGCCGCACTTCTTCTCGGACGCCAGCTGGTCCTCGAAGTGAACGCCGGCCGCGCCCGCCTCGATGAAGGCCTTCATGATCTCGAAGCTGTTCAGCGGCCCGCCGAAACCAGCTTCCGCGTCGGCGACGATGGGAACGAACCAGTCGCGCCTGGCGCCGCCCTCGGCATGTTCGATCTGATCGGCGCGTTGCAGGGTGCGGTTGATGCGGCGGCACAGTTCCGGCGCGGCGTTGGCCGGGTACAGCGACTGGTCGGGATACATGGCGCCGGCCGTATTGGCGTCCGCCGCGACCTGCCAGCCTGACAGATAGATGGCCTTCAGGCCCGCGCGGACCATCTGCATGGCCTGGTTTCCGGTGACGGCGCCCAACGCATTGATGAAGGGCTCGTCGTGCAGCAACTGCCACAGGCGGTTGGCGCCACGCTCGGCCAGCGTATGGGTGATCGGCACCGAGCCGCGCAGGCGCAGGACGTCTTCAGGCGTGTAGGGGCGCTCGATGCCGTCGAAACGGCCGGCGGGCGAAGGCACCAGATCGGCGAAGGTGGTCATGGTCGAACTCGGTCTCTGAAGGGCGCGGCCGCAGCCGCCGTCTCAGGGACAAGAACACGCGCCGGTCAAAACTGATACAGACTCAACCCCGTCAACAAAGTCATCTTGTCACATTATGACTTTGCCTATTCAGTCACGTTGTGACATCATTCGACGATGAACGCCGCCGCTGATCGCAAACTGTTTCTGGGCGCCCGGCTCAAGCGGCTGCGGCGCGATCTCGGCCTGACTCAGACCGCCATGGCCGCCGATCTGGACGTTTCTCCAAGTTATCTCAATCACATAGAGCGTAACCAGCGCCCGGTCTCAGCCCAGCTGCTGCTGCGATTGGCGGACACCTATGACGTCGATCTGCGCGCGCTGAACCAGGGTGGCGCGGCGGACGAGGCGCGTCTCACGGAGATCCTGACCGATCCCCTGTTCAAGGGTCTGTCCGCGCCACGGCATGAACTGGTGCAATTGCTGGAAGAGGCGCCCGGCGTGGCCGACGCCCTGCTGCGCCTCTATCAGGCCTTCGACGACGGTCGCACGCGCGCCCGCGCTGCGGCCGAGACGGGCGAAAGCCCGATCGAGACCAGCCCCGCCGAATGGGTGCGCGAATACATCCAGTCGCGCGGCAACCATTTTCCCGAACTGGACCAGATGGGCGAGGCCCTGTCCGACGCCCTGTCCGCCGAGGCGCCCGCCCACGCCGACGGCTTCGAACCCGCCGCCCGCCATCGGCTGGCGGCCAAACACGATCTGGGCGTCCGCACTCTGCCGGCAGAGGTCATGGTGGAGTGGACCCGCCGCTACGACCTGCACCGCCGCCGTCTGCTGCTGTCGGAAACCCTGGGGCCGTCCTCGCGCGCCTTCGCCATCGCCTATCAACTGGCCCTGGCCGAGCAAGGGCCGGCGCTCAACGCGCTGGCGGAGACCGCCGGCGCCCCGGACGGACCGACACGCTCCCTGCTTAAGGTCGCCCTGACCAACACCCTCGCCGCCGCGACCCTGATGCCCTACGCCGCCTTCCAGCGGGCGGCGGAGGAGACCCGCTATGACCTGGCCCGGCTCCAGGCCCGGTTCGGCGTCAGCTACGAACAGGCCGCCCACCGCCTGACCACCCTGTCACGTCCCACGGCGCGCGGCGTGCCCTTCTTCCTGATGCGGGTCGATCAGGCGGGCAATATCTCCAAACGCTATGCGGCCGGCGCCTTTCCCTTCTCGCGCTTCGGCGGCGCCTGCCCGCGCTGGCGGCTGCATTCGGCCTTCCGCACGCCCGGCCGCATCGTCACCCAGATCATCGAGACTCCAGACGGCGGCCGCTGGTTCACCTTCGCCCGCACGGTCGAGCGGCAAGGCCACGACGGCTATGACGAGCGCCACGACCTCGCCGTCGGCCTGGGGTGCGAACTGCGTCATGCGCATCGTCTGGCCTACGCGCACGGCATCGACCTGCAGAACCCCGAGGTCACGCCCATCGGCCCGGCCTGCCGCCTGTGTCACCGTCACCCCTGCGCCGAACGCGCCGCCGCACCCATCGACCGCCCGCTGGCGGTCGATGACTGGTCCAAGTCCGTCAGCCCCTATCCGTTCGGCGCGGCCTGAGGCCTAGCGCCTCTGATCGGCCGTGCGGTCGCGAATGGCGTTGAACTCGGCCGTCGGCTTCCACGCGGGCCAGCTCTCGCTGTCGGCCACCGTCAGCCCCAGCCGATACAACAGGTCCAGGTTCTGCAAGGCGGCCGTGAAATCATAGTCGGCCCGCCATTCGTCGGTCAGCTTGTGATAATATTTGGCCATCGCGCCCTCGTAATAGGGCTTGCCCGCCTCGATCCCGCCCTCGACGAAATCGCGGCCCGTCCAGGGCATCAGGGCCGGCACCCCGCCGGCCGCGAAGTTGAAATGGTCGGAGCGGTAGTAGAAGCCTTCCTCCGGATAGCCGTCGCCCGTCACCACCCGTCCCTGCACGGCCGCGAATCGGCCCAGGATGTCCTCGAGCTCGGACTTGCCGACGCCGAACACCGCCACGTCGCGCGTCGCCGGCGTGATGGGCAGCATGTCGATGTTGATGTCGGCCGCCGTCTTGGCCAGCGGATAGACCGGATCGGCGGCATAGGCCTCCGACCCCAGCAGCCCCTGCTCTTCGGCCGTGACGTGCAGGAAGACCACGGTGCGCTTCGGCGCCGGTCCGGCCTTGAACGCCCGCGCCATCTCGATCAGACCGGCCGTCCCCGACGCATTGTCCCAGGCGCCGTTGAAGATGTCGTCGCCCTCGGCGTTCGGGGTCCGGGCCTTGCCGACGTGGTCCCAGTGGGCGGAATAGAAGACGTATTCGTCAGCCCGCTCGGCGCCGGGAATCTTGGCCAGCAGGTTGTTGGAGTGGATGACCTCGGTCGTCTCGGCGATATCGACGCTGAGCCGTGCGCCCAGATCGATCGCTCCGCCCAAGGCGGTTGTCTTCGCTCGCTCGACGGCGGCTTCCAGGGCCGCGC
This genomic interval carries:
- a CDS encoding outer membrane protein assembly factor BamD, yielding MGSSLSASKFRSGMVLMAAALAAVTISGCSGTKRPKLAYEERPVEALYNTGYDRLQQRRWSDAVDYFQEVERQHPYSDWARRSILMQIYAYYQNNSYADAIAAADRFIQLFPGNPSAAYAFYMKAVCNFEQITDVGRDQGYATAALAGLKDVSRRYPGTPYASDAAVKIDMVNDQLAGKEMNIGRYYQRANQPLAALNRYKAVIANPDFQRTSHTPEALYRLVEVNLQLGLKEEATRNGAVLGYNYPGSPWYAEAYALLTENGQTPDKAPEGKRESWLQRIIPG
- a CDS encoding ribose-phosphate pyrophosphokinase, which codes for MKLLSGNSNRALSQAIADHLDAPLTKAQVKRFADNEVFAIIEENVRGEDVFILQSTSYPANDNLMELLIITDALVRASAKRITAVIPYFGYARQDRKTGGRTPISAKLVANLITRAGADRVLTMDLHAGQIQGFFDIPTDNLVATPVLAQDIKENYARGDDLMIVSPDVGGVVRARALASRLDADLAIVDKRRPKAGESEVMNIIGDVQGRRCILFDDIVDSGGTLVNAAKALIDQGATEVSAYISHGVLSGPAVQRITDGPLKELVITNSIEQPHEVLNCPKIRAVSVAPLVGEAIRRIANEESVSKLFD
- the aceA gene encoding isocitrate lyase, encoding MTTFADLVPSPAGRFDGIERPYTPEDVLRLRGSVPITHTLAERGANRLWQLLHDEPFINALGAVTGNQAMQMVRAGLKAIYLSGWQVAADANTAGAMYPDQSLYPANAAPELCRRINRTLQRADQIEHAEGGARRDWFVPIVADAEAGFGGPLNSFEIMKAFIEAGAAGVHFEDQLASEKKCGHLGGKVLIPTQAHERNLVAARLAADVMGTPTITVARTDAESAQLITSDIDERDQPFIDRDNRTPEGFFRLKEGTGLDHCIARGLSYANIADLLWWETSNPDLDDAKKFAEAIQKAHPGKLMAYNCSPSFNWKAKLDDATIAKFQRELGAMGYKFQFVTLAGFHSLNNSMFELADGYRDRGMAAYSELQQREFANEAIGYTATRHQREVGTGYFDQVATVISNGTSSTTALKDSTETAQFTHAA
- a CDS encoding short-chain fatty acyl-CoA regulator family protein — encoded protein: MNAAADRKLFLGARLKRLRRDLGLTQTAMAADLDVSPSYLNHIERNQRPVSAQLLLRLADTYDVDLRALNQGGAADEARLTEILTDPLFKGLSAPRHELVQLLEEAPGVADALLRLYQAFDDGRTRARAAAETGESPIETSPAEWVREYIQSRGNHFPELDQMGEALSDALSAEAPAHADGFEPAARHRLAAKHDLGVRTLPAEVMVEWTRRYDLHRRRLLLSETLGPSSRAFAIAYQLALAEQGPALNALAETAGAPDGPTRSLLKVALTNTLAAATLMPYAAFQRAAEETRYDLARLQARFGVSYEQAAHRLTTLSRPTARGVPFFLMRVDQAGNISKRYAAGAFPFSRFGGACPRWRLHSAFRTPGRIVTQIIETPDGGRWFTFARTVERQGHDGYDERHDLAVGLGCELRHAHRLAYAHGIDLQNPEVTPIGPACRLCHRHPCAERAAAPIDRPLAVDDWSKSVSPYPFGAA
- a CDS encoding M28 family peptidase; protein product: MIHRRSPLVALAALALAACATTPVASPAPKLDAFAVASAATPQFSAQRLSDHIKYLASDELEGRFPGLIGERLTLAYLQAQYEAMGLEPGGRDGSWLQPVDLVRFTPERAPTAAWTGADGMAHTLVSGTDITLRAGSAEPIVKVEGAPMVFAGYGISGPTWDDYGNADLTGKVVVILRGQPTVMGEDPNFYGSTTHKTQEALKRGAVGVITLQDQDNRWRRAVGGATRPQMTLKGAQDPRFSGSMNMATATAIGGAALEAAVERAKTTALGGAIDLGARLSVDIAETTEVIHSNNLLAKIPGAERADEYVFYSAHWDHVGKARTPNAEGDDIFNGAWDNASGTAGLIEMARAFKAGPAPKRTVVFLHVTAEEQGLLGSEAYAADPVYPLAKTAADINIDMLPITPATRDVAVFGVGKSELEDILGRFAAVQGRVVTGDGYPEEGFYYRSDHFNFAAGGVPALMPWTGRDFVEGGIEAGKPYYEGAMAKYYHKLTDEWRADYDFTAALQNLDLLYRLGLTVADSESWPAWKPTAEFNAIRDRTADQRR